The following are encoded in a window of Salmo trutta chromosome 9, fSalTru1.1, whole genome shotgun sequence genomic DNA:
- the arl6ip4 gene encoding ADP-ribosylation factor-like protein 6-interacting protein 4, whose amino-acid sequence MERSRSRDSSADKTKSTSRQVGEKKLSKKKKRRHTSSSSSSSSSSSASPTPSKKASRSLSKSQDRKGKKKMKKRSSSSSSSSSSSSSSSSSSSDEKSKRKERKRKKFKKKLKKKKRKLKKEMKLEKKKKKKIKKLEERRASLLVDLMPPPAPPQPVGSTPQPFLELWQSDDCTEDHGPAMTDEQKARLSTKRPLTKEEYEAKQSVIRRVVDPETGRTRLIRGEGEIIEEIVSKERHKDINKQATKGDGNSFQKKLGLNR is encoded by the exons ATGGAGCGCAGTAGATCGCGCGACAGTTCTGCGGATAAGACCAAGAGCACGAGCAGACAAGTCGGAGAGAAAAAATTGTCCAAGAAGAAAAAGCGAAGACATACCTCTTCTTCATCTTCCTCATCGTCCAGCAGCAGTGCGAGTCCGACCCCGTCAAAGAAAGCCTCACGTTCCCTCAGCAAGAGCCAAG ATCGGAAAGGGaagaagaaaatgaaaaaaagaagTTCTTCATCTTCCTCGTCAAGctcttcttcatcctcctcatcctcctcatcaagTGATGAAAAGTCCaagaggaaggaaaggaaaagGAAAAAATTCAAGAAGAAGTTAAAGAAGAAGAAAAGAAAGTTGAAGAAAGAGATGAAAttggagaagaagaaaaagaagaagataAAGAAATTGGAAGAACGAAGAGCATCCCTGCTTGTAGATTTGATGCCCCCTCCAGCCCCCCCTCAGCCTGTAGGCAGCACCCCCCAGCCCTTCCTGGAGTTGTGGCAGAGTGATGATTGCACAGAAGATCATGGACCAG CAATGACAGATGAGCAGAAAGCCAGGCTATCCACCAAGAGACCCTTAACAAAGGAGGAGTATGAGGCTAAGCAGAGTGTCATCCGCAGGGTGGTAGACCCTGAGACTGGACGCACCAG gctgataaggggagagggagagatcatTGAGGAGATTGTCAGTAAAGAGAGACACAAAGACATCAACAAG CAAGCCACAAAGGGAGACGGAAACTCCTTTCAGAAGAAACTAGGACTGAACAGGTAG